The genomic stretch CCTTCGCAAAAATGTCGAAGTCCTTGAATTCATGCCCCTGGACCTTGAAGGAAAACACCCGCTGGCCGGCGCCGGTAATACCTTCGTAGGTCTCCGCAAAGTAGAGCTTCGCGAGATACTTGCCATTGGGAACCTTAGAAGAGAAAGCCGTCATCCCCCAATGCTCGCTTGTGAATAAGCCCGGCTCCTTTGTTCCCGTCGCTCCCGTGGCCGACCCAGCGCCGGCGGCGGCACCCGCAGTGGCAGAAGGCATCTTGCTCTTCCAGATCGTGTTGCCAGTCAGCTTATCGAGCGCCACGATTAATGCGTCTGGGCCGCCCGGCGTGCAGATGACGTGATCGCCATCGACGAGCGGCGATTCCCGGTAGCTCCACATCGGAACCGCTCCACCAAAATCCTCGGTCAAACTGCGCTGCCAGACGATTTCCCCGTCCTTGGCCTTCAGGCAAGCCAAGCGTCCTCCCAAGCCGAGGACATAGAGCCGGTCGCCGTCGACTGTTGGCGTGCAACCGGGGCCTTCCTTCGCCTGCGGCCAGCGCTGCTGGAACGCGGCTCCCAGAGACTGCGCCCACAGTTCCTTCCCCTCCTTTTCGGAAATCGCCCAGACGACTTCTTGATCGCCGCGGTTGCTCATGCCGAAAACATGTCCGCCGGCAATCGAGGGTGCGCTGTCGCCTCCACCTAGCCCCTTGATTCGCCAAGCAAGCGGCGGCCCTTCGGCCGGCCATTCTTGGAGCAGGTCTTTCTCCTTCGACATCGCATTCCGGTCAGGACCTTGCCATTGCGGCCAGTCGGCGGCGACAACCGCATTCCAGCGAGGGCTGGCGGCCAGCGCGGTCGCTGTTAAGACCAACACATGCAAAGATTCGCCAATACGACGGCAACGTGGACGCAACTTGAGGATCTTCATGATTGAACTCCAACGGCGTGAGGAGGATAGATGGCAAAGTCTCGAAACTGTGCTTCCAGTTCAGCGTGCGACTGGTTGCGGGAGGAGGGCCGGGTAAAGGTCACCCTTCACCGAAACCGCAGACGTGTAGAATGGAGAAAAGTCCATCGCACCAGGCCGTCATCTGAAAGAAAATCGTTCTCGACCCAGATTTTACGGGTTCGCGCGGCCAGACGATATGACAATTCTCGAAGATCCTTGAACAATCCTCCAAATCGGTCGATGCGCCGTGGATAAGGACTCAAACGGCTCTATGATGGCGAAAGAAGGATGATCAACCAATCGCAGAAAAGGCTGACCCGATGCGGCTTCAACAAGACGAACTTGCAGCGCGGATTTCGCAGGCGGTGTCAAACGACGGCGTGTTCGAGGTACAGCCCGGCCTCCATTTGAGCAGGTTTTCACAACCTACAGGACCCGTGTATGCGTCTCTCCCTCCATCGTTCTGTGTCATTGCTCAAGGCGCCAAGGATGTCCTGCTCGGCGCTAACTCGTTCCGTTACGACCCGGCTCACTATCTGATTACGACGGTGGAGTTACCACTGGCCGGGACGGTTGTCGAAGCTTCACGGCAATTCCCGTACCTGAGTTTGCGACTCGTGCTCGACTCCACGGTGGTGACGTCGATGATGGTCGAGTCGGGCGATATTAGTCAGAGCGGCGGCGATGGCGGTGTGACTGCGGTTGGCGTCAGTCCATTGGATGCGGATCTTTTGGATGCCTCGTTGCGCCTCGCACGGCTCGCTGCAGTTCCGAACGACTACCGCGTGGTGGCTCCGCTTGTGACCCGCGAGATCGTCTATCGGCTGCTAATTGGTCCTCAGTGCAACCGACTTCGCCATCTTGCAAAGTTCGGCGGCCAGGCTCACCGAATCGCGCGCGCGATTCAGACCATTCGAGAGAGTTTTAACCAGCCACTGCGAATTGAGGACTTGGCGCGGATCCTCCATATGAGCGGGTCTGGGTTCCATGCGCATTTCAAGGCCGTGACCGCAATGAGTCCGCTGCAGTTTCAGAAACAATTGCGTCTCCAAGAGGCACGACGGCTGATGATCAGTGAGCAACTCGACGCGGGGCAGGCAGGCTTCCGAGTTGGCTATGATGACGCCTCGCAATTCAATCGTGAGTACAAACGCCAATTTGGCGAGCCGCCAATGCGCGACATCGGACGCCTTCGCGAGCAAGTAGTGTTGCAATGAAACCGGTTACATCGTGTAAGGACTTAGTGCTGGCACAGAATTCGCCACGGAATCGTTGCGGCCGGCACTCAAGGGCGTAAAATGGGGAAGTTCGCCAGAATTCCTACACGCCCGGTCGACAACACCCGCCTTGGGTCGGAAAAGGGGGAAAGTCCCCGGCGGTTCTCGGATATGCTCCAAGTTGGCAAGAAACGGCAAGATCGCGCTTTTAATCGCGCCGCCGGCGCGGTCTATCCCGCCAGCCGCGCGATCCGATTGAACGGGATCACGTCCGGCACCTCGTCTTGGCATCGGTATTGCATGACATAGGCGTCTTCGGGAGTGTCGTCGTAAAACTCGCGAAGCACCGAGACGGCCTTGAAGCCGCTGTTGCGGAAAAAAAGCTGGGCCGACAGATTTGTCTCGCGGACCTCGAGCAGAATTCGGCTGCGGCGCTGCTGGGAGAGCTTGCCGACCAGCTTGCCGATCATCTGCGTGCCGACTCCCTGCCGGCGGACGTGGCCTGCCACCGCGAAATTCAGAATATGCAGCCGGTTCTTGTGCAGCTCGTAGATCATGAAACCCACGACCTGATCGTCCAGCTCGGCTACCATGCCGA from Pirellulales bacterium encodes the following:
- a CDS encoding PQQ-binding-like beta-propeller repeat protein; this translates as MLVLTATALAASPRWNAVVAADWPQWQGPDRNAMSKEKDLLQEWPAEGPPLAWRIKGLGGGDSAPSIAGGHVFGMSNRGDQEVVWAISEKEGKELWAQSLGAAFQQRWPQAKEGPGCTPTVDGDRLYVLGLGGRLACLKAKDGEIVWQRSLTEDFGGAVPMWSYRESPLVDGDHVICTPGGPDALIVALDKLTGNTIWKSKMPSATAGAAAGAGSATGATGTKEPGLFTSEHWGMTAFSSKVPNGKYLAKLYFAETYEGITGAGQRVFSFKVQGHEFKDFDIFAK
- a CDS encoding AraC family transcriptional regulator codes for the protein MRLQQDELAARISQAVSNDGVFEVQPGLHLSRFSQPTGPVYASLPPSFCVIAQGAKDVLLGANSFRYDPAHYLITTVELPLAGTVVEASRQFPYLSLRLVLDSTVVTSMMVESGDISQSGGDGGVTAVGVSPLDADLLDASLRLARLAAVPNDYRVVAPLVTREIVYRLLIGPQCNRLRHLAKFGGQAHRIARAIQTIRESFNQPLRIEDLARILHMSGSGFHAHFKAVTAMSPLQFQKQLRLQEARRLMISEQLDAGQAGFRVGYDDASQFNREYKRQFGEPPMRDIGRLREQVVLQ
- the rimI gene encoding ribosomal protein S18-alanine N-acetyltransferase, producing the protein MSSQSKSEVRIHIRWMIRRDMIEALAIETESFEFPWSEEDFVRCLRQRNCIGMVAELDDQVVGFMIYELHKNRLHILNFAVAGHVRRQGVGTQMIGKLVGKLSQQRRSRILLEVRETNLSAQLFFRNSGFKAVSVLREFYDDTPEDAYVMQYRCQDEVPDVIPFNRIARLAG